GGTACGTTCCCACGCGGTGAACGCGTCGATATTCCACCGGCGAACCGCCCCGTCGTATCCGTGCGCCGAGGGCCCCAGCCCGAGGTAGGGCACCCCGCTCCAGTAGGCGCTATTGTGCTGCGCCCGGTGCCCGGAGCGCGCGAAGTTGGACACCTCGTAATGCTCATAGCCCGCGCGCTCGAGTTCCTCGTGCGCGGTGCGGAATTCCTGTTCGTAGCGCTCTTCCGTTGCTTCCTGTTCCTGCCCCCGCTCGTGCCAGCGGCCCAAGGGGGTGTGCGGTTCCACGGTCAGCCCGTAGAGCGAGACATGTTCCGGCTCGAGGGCCAGAAGCTGCTGCAGGTCGGCACGCCAATCACGAGCAAGGCGATCGGGGGTGGCAAAAATGAGATCCAGCGATACCGAACCGATCCCCCCGGCCCGCGCGGCCTCGACGGCCCGGCGCGCCACGGCGGCGTCGTGGACCCGGTGCATCCACGACAGGACCAGGTCATCGAAGCTCTGGACGCCTATGCTGAGGCGATTGATGCCTGCCGCCCGCCACTGCCGTACCGCATCGGCGGTAACGTCCTCCGGGTTGGCCTCGAGCGTGATTTCCGCGTCTTCGCGCCAGCGTACGTGCGTGCGCAGTGCCTCCATCGTGGCGCGTACGCCCTCGGGGCCAAGCCGCGAGGGGGTCCCGCCGCCGAGATACACCGTACGCAGCGTACCCGCATGATCCCCGACCTGACGGATCTCGCACTCGCGCGCAATGGAGCGCGCGTACTGCTGCCACGGGACCTCGCGTCGCACGGCAATGGAAAAGTCGCAGTAGCTGCACCGCCGCGCGCAGAACGGGACGTGCAGATACAGATGCTCGTAGCGCCCACGCGCGGCATGCCGCGACGTCATGCGACCCCGGGCGACGGGCGCACCTGCCCGGCCGCGTCGAAGCACACGAGCCCGTCGATCTCGAGCATCGCGAGGACGACCGACACCTGGCGCAACGACAGGCCGGTGTCACGGGCGATGGTCATCGCATCGCCGGCCCCCCGGGTGAGCGCGTGCCAGCAGAGCGCCGCGTCGCCATCGAGGGTCAGCCCCACGCTCGGCGTCGCGGCCAAATTGAGCAAGGCTAGCACGTCGTCGGGAGCCAGAATGGGCTCCGCGTGTTCGCTGCGCAGCAGACGATTGCACCCGCGCCCGCTCACACTGTCGATGTTGTGCGGGACGACGGCGAGCGTACGCCCCAGTTCACGGGCATACCGCGCCGTGTTGAGCGCCCCACTGCTTTCGGGCGCCTCGACCACCACCGTCACGTCGGCGAGAGCCGCAATGAGCCGGTTCCGCAGCGGGAAGGCACCGCCATGACCGGCATCCCCGGGACCGAACTCACTCATGATCAAGCCGTCGCGTGCGATGCGCTCCTGCAACGCCCGATGTTGCCGCGGGTAGTACTGGTCGATTCCCGTCCCCAGTACCGCCACCGTCCGGCCATCGGCATCGAGGGCGCCAACGTGCGCCGCCCCGTCGATGCCGCGCGCCAAGCCACTCACCACACAGACGCCCGCGCGGGCGCAGGCCACAGCAATGGCACGCGCCACGCGCTCCCCGTACGGCGTGCTTCGCCGCGTCCCCACGATGGCCACTGCGGGCGGTTCCGCCGTGACGAGGGTCCCGCGCACCCAGAGCTGACTCGGCGGCGACGCAAGCTC
This genomic stretch from Gemmatimonas sp. harbors:
- the hemW gene encoding radical SAM family heme chaperone HemW, which codes for MTSRHAARGRYEHLYLHVPFCARRCSYCDFSIAVRREVPWQQYARSIARECEIRQVGDHAGTLRTVYLGGGTPSRLGPEGVRATMEALRTHVRWREDAEITLEANPEDVTADAVRQWRAAGINRLSIGVQSFDDLVLSWMHRVHDAAVARRAVEAARAGGIGSVSLDLIFATPDRLARDWRADLQQLLALEPEHVSLYGLTVEPHTPLGRWHERGQEQEATEERYEQEFRTAHEELERAGYEHYEVSNFARSGHRAQHNSAYWSGVPYLGLGPSAHGYDGAVRRWNIDAFTAWERTVSQLDDPVGGEERLTDENRIAEAVYLGLRTIDGLSISVAEQRHVATWVEAGWVEVHTDRGGARLVCAPEGWMRLDALAADLTAFRSAS
- the dprA gene encoding DNA-processing protein DprA yields the protein MPSSSPDDARCLAPEQRDYPGRLRELASPPSQLWVRGTLVTAEPPAVAIVGTRRSTPYGERVARAIAVACARAGVCVVSGLARGIDGAAHVGALDADGRTVAVLGTGIDQYYPRQHRALQERIARDGLIMSEFGPGDAGHGGAFPLRNRLIAALADVTVVVEAPESSGALNTARYARELGRTLAVVPHNIDSVSGRGCNRLLRSEHAEPILAPDDVLALLNLAATPSVGLTLDGDAALCWHALTRGAGDAMTIARDTGLSLRQVSVVLAMLEIDGLVCFDAAGQVRPSPGVA